A single window of Rhizobium indicum DNA harbors:
- a CDS encoding catalase has protein sequence MAKNTSKTSPSDNATVHDQKLHRGAGGELHQFAEDGMPVLTTAQGGPVSDDQNTLRIGARGPALIDDFHFREKIFHFDHERIPERVVHARGYGAHGYFETYESLAAYTRADLFQRPGEKTPAFVRFSTVAGSKGSFDLARDVRGFAVKIYTQQGNWDLVGNNIPVFFIQDAIKFPDVIHSVKPEPDRQFPQAQSAHDNFWDFITLTPESMHMVMWVMSDRAIPRSFRFMEGFGVHTFRFVNAADESTFVKFHWKPKLGLQSVAWNEAVKINGADPDFHRRDLWQSIQSGNFPEWELCVQLFDQNFADTFDFDILDPTKIIPEEILPVKPIGRLVLDRMPDNFFAETEQVAFMTQNVPPGIDFSNDPLLQGRNFSYLDTQLKRLGGPNFTHLPINAPKCPFHNFQQDGHMAMRNPVGRVNYQPNSWNQGPRESPVQGYRHFPAEEKGTKVRLRPESFADHYSQARQFYISQTPPEQRHIAAALIFELSKVETPVIRERMVSHLLNIDETLASKVGHALGFKSMPKPADAAMPTRQDLEPSPALSIIERGPKRFEGRKLGILVSDGTDAAIFKTLLAEITEQKATFEVIAPKIGGVTLSDGNWIEAHQMIDGGPSVLYDAVALLPSTEGTGDLLKEATARDFVADAFVHCKFIGYVETALPLMQKAGIADSLDEGVMALGAAKDVSAFIKALGKLRVWGREPSVKLN, from the coding sequence ATGGCCAAGAACACATCCAAAACCTCGCCCTCCGACAATGCAACGGTCCACGATCAGAAGCTGCACCGCGGTGCAGGTGGTGAGCTTCATCAATTTGCCGAAGACGGGATGCCGGTGCTGACTACAGCGCAAGGCGGCCCCGTTTCCGACGATCAGAATACGCTTCGCATCGGCGCGCGCGGCCCTGCCCTCATCGATGACTTCCATTTCCGCGAGAAAATCTTTCATTTCGATCACGAGCGCATCCCGGAGCGGGTCGTGCATGCGCGCGGTTACGGCGCCCACGGTTACTTCGAAACATATGAATCGCTGGCCGCCTATACCCGAGCCGATCTTTTCCAACGGCCCGGCGAAAAGACGCCAGCCTTCGTCCGGTTTTCGACCGTTGCCGGCAGCAAGGGTTCCTTCGATCTGGCGCGCGACGTGCGCGGTTTTGCAGTGAAGATCTATACGCAGCAGGGGAATTGGGATCTCGTCGGCAATAATATCCCAGTCTTCTTCATTCAGGATGCGATCAAGTTTCCCGACGTCATCCATTCGGTAAAGCCGGAGCCCGACAGGCAATTTCCGCAGGCGCAGTCGGCGCATGACAATTTCTGGGATTTCATCACCCTTACGCCTGAAAGCATGCACATGGTCATGTGGGTGATGTCGGACCGCGCCATTCCGCGATCGTTCCGTTTCATGGAGGGTTTTGGCGTTCATACCTTCCGCTTCGTCAATGCAGCGGATGAATCGACCTTCGTCAAATTCCACTGGAAACCGAAGCTCGGCCTGCAGTCTGTCGCCTGGAACGAGGCAGTCAAGATCAATGGTGCGGATCCGGATTTCCATCGCCGCGACCTCTGGCAGTCGATCCAGTCGGGAAACTTTCCGGAATGGGAGCTTTGTGTACAGCTTTTCGATCAGAACTTCGCCGACACGTTCGACTTCGACATCCTCGATCCGACGAAGATCATTCCCGAGGAGATTCTTCCGGTCAAACCGATCGGCCGTCTTGTCCTCGACCGAATGCCCGACAACTTTTTTGCTGAGACCGAGCAGGTCGCCTTCATGACGCAGAACGTTCCCCCTGGCATCGACTTCAGCAACGATCCGCTGTTGCAGGGACGCAACTTCTCTTATCTCGACACGCAGCTGAAACGTCTGGGCGGCCCGAATTTCACCCATCTGCCGATCAACGCGCCGAAGTGTCCCTTCCACAATTTCCAGCAGGATGGCCATATGGCGATGCGCAATCCTGTCGGGCGGGTTAATTATCAGCCGAATTCCTGGAATCAGGGGCCCCGGGAATCGCCGGTTCAGGGCTATCGCCACTTCCCCGCCGAAGAAAAGGGTACCAAGGTTCGGCTGCGGCCGGAAAGTTTTGCCGATCATTACAGCCAGGCCCGACAATTCTACATCAGCCAGACTCCGCCGGAGCAACGCCATATCGCCGCGGCGCTGATCTTCGAACTGAGCAAGGTCGAAACGCCGGTCATTCGTGAGCGTATGGTCTCGCATCTCTTGAACATTGATGAGACGCTGGCCAGCAAAGTCGGCCACGCCCTCGGCTTCAAATCGATGCCGAAGCCTGCCGATGCCGCTATGCCGACGCGGCAGGATCTCGAGCCGTCGCCGGCGCTCAGCATCATAGAGCGCGGTCCGAAGCGGTTCGAAGGACGCAAGCTCGGCATTCTTGTCAGCGATGGCACCGATGCCGCTATCTTCAAGACGCTGCTTGCCGAGATCACCGAGCAGAAGGCAACATTCGAAGTGATCGCGCCAAAGATCGGCGGCGTGACGCTCTCGGACGGCAATTGGATCGAGGCGCATCAGATGATCGACGGCGGACCTTCGGTGCTTTACGACGCCGTCGCCCTCCTCCCCTCGACCGAGGGAACCGGCGATCTGCTGAAGGAGGCCACGGCCCGCGATTTCGTGGCGGATGCCTTCGTGCACTGCAAGTTCATCGGCTATGTGGAAACAGCGCTACCGCTCATGCAGAAGGCCGGAATTGCCGATTCACTGGATGAGGGCGTTATGGCGCTCGGAGCGGCGAAGGACGTCAGCGCCTTTATCAAGGCGCTTGGCAAACTGCGGGTCTGGGGTCGGGAGCCATCGGTCAAATTGAATTGA
- a CDS encoding extracellular catalytic domain type 1 short-chain-length polyhydroxyalkanoate depolymerase: MRSMSDTLARLAALRGTLRAQPTQNNPDLVALDAFGSNPGALGGYTYLPSKRGKNMALVVVLHGCTQTAAGYDIGSGWSRLAEDYGFALLFPEQRRANNPNLCFNWFNPEDIRRDHGEVFSIRQMIAKIVAEHGIDGRRVFVTGLSAGGAMAAAMLATYPDVFAGGAIIAGLPYASAASIPEAFDRMRGHGSPTAKELELRLRNASGHKGPWPTLLLWQGSADRTVVPSNANAIVEQWRNIHGVDASPGRVEDIGRHQRKVWTDAHGVEVIELYTIAGMDHGTPLDVGTGYGASGPFMLEVGISSTVETARSWGLVPSFEKRLDAKPSAAQPENAADRFGTGNDRGGIQKVIEDALRSAGLMK, encoded by the coding sequence ATGAGATCTATGTCAGACACGCTCGCACGCCTTGCTGCGCTGCGAGGAACCCTTCGCGCCCAACCTACGCAGAACAACCCCGACCTCGTCGCCTTGGATGCGTTTGGCTCAAACCCGGGCGCCTTAGGGGGCTACACCTATTTGCCGTCGAAGCGCGGGAAAAACATGGCCCTGGTCGTCGTCCTGCACGGCTGCACCCAGACTGCCGCCGGGTACGATATCGGGTCCGGTTGGTCGCGATTGGCCGAGGACTACGGCTTCGCGCTGCTGTTTCCCGAGCAACGAAGGGCAAACAACCCAAACCTATGCTTCAATTGGTTTAACCCGGAGGACATCCGCCGGGATCACGGCGAGGTCTTTTCCATTCGCCAGATGATCGCAAAGATCGTTGCGGAACACGGTATCGACGGCAGGCGCGTGTTCGTGACCGGGCTTTCGGCGGGCGGCGCCATGGCCGCCGCCATGCTCGCCACCTATCCCGACGTTTTTGCGGGCGGCGCGATCATCGCGGGCCTACCATATGCAAGTGCCGCAAGCATTCCCGAGGCGTTTGACCGAATGCGCGGTCACGGCAGCCCGACTGCCAAAGAGCTTGAACTGCGATTGAGAAACGCTTCAGGGCACAAAGGCCCGTGGCCGACACTATTACTGTGGCAGGGGAGCGCAGACAGAACCGTCGTGCCATCCAATGCGAATGCGATCGTGGAGCAATGGAGAAATATCCACGGCGTTGACGCATCGCCGGGGCGCGTCGAAGATATCGGACGACACCAGCGAAAGGTCTGGACCGATGCTCACGGTGTCGAAGTAATCGAGCTCTATACGATTGCCGGGATGGATCACGGCACGCCGCTCGATGTCGGCACCGGATACGGGGCAAGCGGCCCCTTCATGCTTGAGGTCGGAATTTCATCGACCGTCGAAACTGCCAGGTCCTGGGGTCTGGTCCCCTCATTTGAAAAACGGCTCGACGCAAAACCCTCTGCTGCGCAACCGGAAAACGCTGCAGATCGATTCGGCACAGGTAACGATCGTGGCGGTATCCAGAAGGTCATTGAAGATGCCCTCCGGTCCGCTGGGCTGATGAAGTAG
- a CDS encoding ABC transporter substrate-binding protein: MALIVIRGDTMVPLSLFITTALRRRMAAALAAVLFAPAAFAEEIVFKDQGNREVRLAKAAERVVSIVIPMASTVIALDGSTRKLIGMNPTAKSAVVEGILGKIFPEAKDIPSDVTAPNFVPNVEALTAANPDLVIQWGDRGADIVAPITNAGLTTMLILYGTEELTRDYMTMAAKAIGKPERIGELVEWRDRVQKDIQAKATAIPDDKKPSVLYLGRALSDISASGTKSNYNAWSIQLAGGRNASEELNGTVSVNKEQIAAWNPDVIFLNAFEAKLNVDWVYNDPILSLTNAAKSKRVYKMPLGGYRWDPPSQESPLSWMWTANLLHPEVFKYDLRTEMKTAYKTLYNYDLADSDIDNILWLKEQGAAADYAQFEAK; the protein is encoded by the coding sequence ATGGCGCTCATCGTCATACGGGGAGACACCATGGTTCCGCTTTCGCTTTTTATCACAACTGCTTTGCGCCGCCGCATGGCGGCCGCACTTGCCGCCGTGCTGTTTGCACCGGCAGCTTTTGCCGAAGAGATCGTCTTCAAGGATCAGGGGAACCGCGAGGTGCGGCTGGCAAAGGCTGCCGAACGTGTCGTCTCGATCGTCATCCCAATGGCTTCCACCGTCATCGCGCTGGATGGCAGCACCCGGAAGCTCATTGGCATGAACCCGACGGCAAAGAGCGCCGTGGTCGAAGGGATTCTCGGAAAGATCTTCCCCGAGGCGAAGGATATTCCGTCGGACGTGACCGCGCCGAATTTCGTGCCGAATGTCGAGGCGCTCACCGCCGCCAATCCCGATCTCGTCATTCAGTGGGGTGATCGCGGCGCCGACATCGTCGCGCCCATCACCAATGCCGGGCTCACCACGATGCTGATCCTTTACGGCACGGAAGAGCTGACCCGCGATTATATGACCATGGCCGCGAAGGCGATCGGCAAGCCGGAGCGGATCGGCGAACTGGTGGAATGGCGCGATCGCGTCCAGAAGGATATCCAGGCCAAGGCGACAGCGATCCCCGACGACAAGAAGCCGAGCGTTCTCTACCTCGGCCGCGCGCTCTCCGATATCAGCGCCTCCGGCACGAAGAGCAATTACAATGCCTGGTCCATCCAGCTTGCAGGCGGCAGGAACGCCTCGGAAGAACTCAACGGCACAGTCTCGGTGAACAAGGAACAGATCGCAGCGTGGAACCCCGACGTCATCTTCCTCAATGCTTTCGAGGCGAAGCTGAACGTCGACTGGGTCTATAACGATCCGATCCTGTCTCTCACCAATGCCGCCAAATCCAAGCGGGTCTACAAGATGCCGCTCGGCGGCTATCGCTGGGATCCGCCGAGCCAGGAATCGCCGTTGTCCTGGATGTGGACGGCCAACCTGCTCCATCCCGAGGTCTTCAAATACGACCTGCGGACGGAAATGAAGACGGCCTACAAGACCCTTTACAACTACGACCTGGCCGATAGCGATATCGACAATATCCTTTGGCTGAAGGAACAGGGCGCCGCCGCCGACTACGCTCAGTTCGAGGCAAAGTGA
- a CDS encoding FecCD family ABC transporter permease, producing the protein MAPMTHEEMAPAARRIHLARQTLVFTLLLALLVVAFTVSLCVGRFSVPAGRALELIWQGISDPSRELAGIDERIVLLVRAPRVVLAALAGAGLAISGAGLQGVFRNPLVSPDILGISQGAAFGGALAIMLGIWGFPLIAMVFLCGMAAVILVGLLSRINGRSETVTVILSGLVISSMFSAVVSLLQFIADPNTSLPAIVYWLMGSFATATWERTLVAAPGLILGSCFLWMLRFRLNILSLDEAEARSLGANTIRERWLVFCLIAVIVGSQVAVSGIIGWIGIVIPHAARLLVGHDHRALLPAAAILGAGFMVCIDTLARTATAAEIPLGVITALVGAPIFAALLRHHYRERTGS; encoded by the coding sequence ATGGCGCCGATGACGCATGAGGAGATGGCGCCGGCGGCCCGCCGGATTCACCTCGCGAGGCAGACACTGGTCTTCACTTTGCTGCTGGCACTGCTGGTGGTCGCCTTCACCGTCAGCCTCTGCGTCGGACGGTTCTCGGTGCCGGCTGGACGCGCATTGGAACTGATCTGGCAGGGGATCAGCGATCCGTCGCGGGAGCTTGCCGGGATCGACGAACGTATCGTGCTGCTGGTGCGTGCGCCGCGCGTCGTGCTTGCTGCACTTGCCGGCGCTGGCCTCGCCATCTCCGGCGCCGGCCTTCAGGGCGTGTTTCGAAATCCGCTGGTTTCGCCAGACATATTGGGCATTTCCCAGGGTGCGGCCTTCGGCGGCGCGCTGGCGATCATGCTCGGCATCTGGGGATTTCCGCTGATCGCCATGGTGTTCCTCTGCGGCATGGCGGCCGTCATCCTGGTGGGGCTGCTGTCGCGCATCAACGGCCGCTCCGAAACGGTAACCGTGATCCTGTCGGGGCTGGTCATCAGCTCGATGTTCTCGGCGGTCGTCTCGCTGCTGCAATTCATCGCCGATCCCAACACGTCGCTTCCCGCCATCGTCTACTGGTTGATGGGATCCTTTGCGACAGCCACCTGGGAACGCACGCTGGTGGCGGCACCGGGTCTCATTCTCGGAAGCTGCTTCCTATGGATGCTCCGCTTCCGGCTCAACATCCTGTCGCTCGACGAAGCCGAAGCCCGCAGCCTCGGCGCCAATACGATACGCGAGAGATGGCTGGTCTTCTGCCTCATCGCCGTCATTGTCGGCAGCCAGGTCGCAGTCTCCGGCATCATCGGGTGGATCGGCATCGTCATTCCCCACGCCGCCCGCCTGCTGGTCGGTCATGATCACCGCGCGCTGCTGCCCGCAGCCGCCATACTCGGCGCAGGATTCATGGTCTGCATCGACACCCTCGCCCGCACGGCAACGGCCGCAGAAATCCCGCTCGGCGTGATCACCGCCCTTGTCGGCGCGCCGATCTTTGCGGCTCTCCTGCGCCATCACTATCGCGAAAGGACGGGATCATGA
- a CDS encoding ABC transporter ATP-binding protein, whose amino-acid sequence MIGLTDAVVRFGVRTILDRLTFSVPVGRSLAILGPNGRGKTTTLKAMLGFQRLDEGSRVAPAIVGYVPQTGSSNQRYRAIDVAVMGRAAHLGLFGQPGPSDFEIAHAALERAGATRFADHFFDRLSGGERQLVLLARALATGSEAIVLDEPAAALDLRNQERLLDLLKSLREPRDKAIAFTTHDPNHALAAADDALLMMPDGQSLFGPVAETITPEHLERLYGVPMRVVELVGPTGDGHRAVLPAFAGICAA is encoded by the coding sequence ATGATCGGATTGACGGATGCAGTCGTCAGGTTCGGGGTGCGCACCATCCTCGACCGCCTGACTTTCTCAGTTCCCGTCGGGCGGTCGCTCGCCATTCTCGGCCCCAACGGACGTGGTAAGACGACCACGCTGAAAGCCATGCTCGGCTTTCAGCGGCTGGACGAAGGCAGCCGGGTGGCGCCCGCCATTGTCGGCTACGTCCCGCAGACCGGAAGCAGCAACCAGCGTTACCGCGCCATCGACGTCGCCGTCATGGGGCGGGCAGCACATCTCGGCCTCTTCGGCCAACCGGGACCTTCCGATTTCGAGATTGCCCATGCCGCGCTTGAACGTGCGGGGGCCACCCGCTTTGCCGATCATTTCTTCGACCGGCTTTCCGGCGGCGAACGGCAGCTCGTGCTTCTGGCGCGAGCGCTCGCCACCGGGTCGGAGGCGATCGTCCTCGACGAGCCAGCCGCCGCCCTCGACCTTCGCAACCAGGAGCGGCTGCTCGACCTGCTCAAAAGCCTGCGCGAACCGCGCGACAAGGCAATCGCCTTCACGACACATGATCCGAACCATGCACTTGCCGCCGCCGACGATGCGCTGCTGATGATGCCGGATGGTCAATCGCTGTTCGGTCCGGTCGCGGAGACGATCACGCCGGAACATCTCGAACGGCTTTACGGGGTACCGATGCGGGTGGTCGAGCTCGTCGGTCCGACAGGCGACGGGCATCGCGCAGTTCTGCCCGCCTTTGCAGGAATTTGCGCCGCATGA
- a CDS encoding DUF6074 family protein — translation MATEMTRRPAGANEGKIIAFPAGTGTANVERCARELGRRHGADAIEFWKAECRRLADQLLAAGMPESDVGQRVLQFQQDVQSELVFSHQNGPLPKSQNR, via the coding sequence ATGGCTACTGAAATGACCCGCCGGCCTGCCGGCGCCAATGAAGGCAAGATTATTGCCTTTCCCGCTGGAACCGGAACTGCCAATGTCGAGCGCTGCGCTCGCGAACTCGGCCGGCGACATGGCGCTGATGCGATAGAATTCTGGAAGGCCGAATGCCGCAGGCTTGCCGATCAGCTTCTGGCGGCAGGGATGCCGGAGAGCGATGTCGGTCAGCGGGTGCTGCAGTTTCAGCAAGATGTCCAGAGCGAACTGGTCTTCAGCCACCAAAACGGACCACTGCCCAAGTCTCAAAACCGATAG
- a CDS encoding adenine deaminase, which translates to MVSTVRRFQLLTGIPFMATSRTVLPDDLLINASDEVLTRQDLVLTALGRRPADRLLRVGRLLDVHTRTWLDDQEIVIKGRRIAYVGPAGSYAGEVSERFSEPDLAAVPGFGEAHKHIESSHLTPEWEAALVMPHGVTWTCEASHEFSNVNGARNLEFWLEARRRGSPMKIFPLPGSAVPPTAYEWGGGWFGYDEQKAFLSESLMVAGLDEVMDWPSISDPGNPSYDRLWGMIGATFEQRGVVEGHGAGLRDMASINAFAAAGLASDHEGWFLDEIWQKLLHGLFIELRPHSLPEVIRGLIDKGLTDWSQIALVTDDRSASDTLKIGATDHNVRLAIENGIAPEIAIQCVTLNPARHMRLTPWVGSIAPGRFADFVLLDDVGSLSIAKVWADGRPVSEGATFIGARPEIAWPEWATRTVNIDRTVTAEDFRIEAPPNRTTVNAALLRPFHWHDDFITMELPVEEGAVQRDPARNVTKFSIVDRFSGEAKVSRMFWLGTGPRTPETALASTLGHDKHNIWTVGSSDEAMAISVNALNEQQGGWVLVSGGKILARVRYEVGGLMTARSAEALDAEMQALYAAGAGIDWMYEPTFSPRWWPGFPERLSFATLTCSPWRWVLVAPSELAPEGFVNVLTGKTHPIVW; encoded by the coding sequence ATGGTCTCTACGGTCCGGCGGTTCCAGCTTCTCACGGGCATTCCATTCATGGCCACTTCGCGCACTGTTCTTCCTGATGATCTGCTGATCAACGCGTCCGACGAGGTTCTGACACGACAGGATCTCGTGCTGACGGCGCTCGGACGCCGGCCGGCCGACAGGTTGCTGCGAGTCGGCCGGTTGCTCGATGTCCATACGAGGACGTGGCTCGACGATCAGGAGATCGTCATCAAGGGCCGCCGTATCGCCTATGTCGGCCCCGCCGGCAGTTACGCAGGCGAAGTGAGCGAGCGGTTCTCGGAGCCGGATCTTGCGGCCGTGCCGGGCTTCGGCGAGGCACACAAACATATCGAAAGCTCCCATCTGACGCCGGAATGGGAGGCGGCTTTGGTGATGCCGCATGGCGTGACCTGGACATGCGAGGCGAGCCACGAATTTTCCAACGTCAACGGCGCCCGCAATCTGGAATTCTGGCTGGAAGCGCGCCGGCGCGGATCGCCGATGAAAATCTTTCCCCTGCCTGGCTCCGCCGTCCCTCCGACCGCCTATGAATGGGGTGGCGGTTGGTTCGGCTACGACGAACAGAAGGCCTTCCTTTCCGAAAGCCTGATGGTCGCCGGGCTCGACGAGGTCATGGACTGGCCGTCCATATCCGATCCCGGCAATCCTTCCTACGATCGGCTGTGGGGCATGATCGGCGCGACCTTCGAGCAGCGCGGCGTGGTCGAAGGCCATGGTGCCGGACTGCGCGACATGGCCTCGATCAACGCCTTTGCCGCGGCGGGTCTCGCCTCCGATCACGAAGGCTGGTTTCTCGATGAGATCTGGCAGAAACTTCTCCACGGTCTTTTCATCGAGCTCAGGCCGCATTCCCTGCCGGAGGTCATCCGCGGGCTGATCGACAAGGGGCTGACGGACTGGTCGCAGATCGCTCTGGTGACGGACGACCGCAGCGCTTCGGACACGCTGAAAATCGGCGCGACCGATCACAATGTCCGGCTCGCCATTGAAAATGGTATCGCGCCTGAGATCGCCATCCAATGCGTCACCCTCAATCCCGCGCGCCATATGCGGCTGACGCCCTGGGTCGGGTCGATCGCGCCGGGCCGCTTCGCCGATTTCGTTCTTTTGGACGACGTCGGCAGCCTGTCGATCGCAAAGGTATGGGCGGACGGGCGCCCGGTATCAGAGGGCGCGACATTCATCGGCGCGCGTCCTGAAATCGCCTGGCCGGAATGGGCGACGCGCACGGTGAACATCGATCGGACGGTCACGGCCGAAGATTTCCGCATCGAGGCGCCGCCGAACCGGACCACGGTCAACGCCGCACTTTTGCGGCCGTTTCACTGGCACGACGATTTCATCACCATGGAATTGCCGGTGGAAGAGGGCGCCGTGCAGCGGGATCCCGCGCGCAATGTCACCAAATTCTCGATTGTCGACCGGTTTTCCGGGGAGGCCAAGGTCTCCAGGATGTTCTGGCTGGGCACCGGGCCGCGCACGCCCGAGACGGCGCTCGCCTCCACGCTCGGGCACGACAAGCACAATATCTGGACGGTCGGCTCATCGGATGAGGCGATGGCGATATCAGTCAATGCCCTGAACGAGCAGCAGGGTGGCTGGGTGCTGGTATCCGGCGGCAAGATTCTCGCCCGCGTCCGCTATGAGGTCGGCGGCCTGATGACGGCGCGTTCGGCCGAAGCGCTGGATGCGGAGATGCAGGCTCTTTATGCCGCCGGCGCCGGGATCGACTGGATGTACGAGCCGACCTTCTCGCCCCGATGGTGGCCGGGCTTTCCCGAACGCCTGTCGTTTGCGACGCTGACCTGCTCGCCTTGGCGCTGGGTCCTGGTCGCGCCGTCGGAGCTAGCGCCGGAGGGGTTCGTGAACGTGCTCACAGGCAAAACCCATCCGATCGTCTGGTGA
- a CDS encoding ABC transporter substrate-binding protein → MKARRFAQILSLAFLAAVGSTAAAHAQSKTLTISWWGYNGEKMNANIITPFKKICGCEIVFETGNNADRLNKLKLRDGKGVDVIYLTDSFSQLGIEQGLFQEIDPSKIPNLADIYELGKAPQGKYGPAYTIGRVGIVYDAAKVNPPITAWGDLWREDLKSSVSLPGITTTAGPLVVLEAGKHGGADAYEDTGKAFSEVEALKPNVVKNYNTGSELVNLISTGEVRVALAQDFTLASMQAAVPTMTWAKLTDGDIATLNTVNIPKGSENVELAHQFINFILSKEVQQAEAEQGVDAPISTKVSLTPDQAKIWTYGPDMVAGLTRIDYAKMNAAKADWIDRWNEVFGQ, encoded by the coding sequence ATGAAGGCCAGACGTTTTGCCCAAATCCTGTCTCTTGCGTTCCTTGCCGCCGTCGGCAGCACCGCCGCGGCACATGCGCAATCGAAGACGCTGACCATCTCCTGGTGGGGCTATAACGGCGAGAAGATGAATGCGAACATCATCACGCCCTTCAAGAAGATCTGCGGCTGCGAGATCGTGTTCGAGACCGGCAACAATGCCGACCGGCTCAACAAGCTGAAACTGCGCGATGGCAAGGGCGTCGATGTCATCTATCTCACCGACAGCTTCTCGCAGCTCGGCATTGAACAGGGATTGTTCCAGGAGATCGATCCGTCGAAGATCCCCAACCTCGCGGATATCTACGAGTTGGGCAAGGCGCCTCAGGGCAAATACGGCCCCGCCTACACGATCGGTCGCGTCGGCATCGTCTATGACGCTGCCAAGGTCAATCCGCCGATCACTGCCTGGGGCGACCTGTGGCGCGAGGATCTGAAAAGCTCCGTCTCCCTGCCCGGCATCACCACCACGGCCGGCCCGCTGGTCGTTCTGGAAGCCGGCAAGCATGGCGGCGCGGACGCTTATGAGGACACCGGCAAGGCTTTCTCCGAAGTCGAGGCGCTGAAGCCCAATGTCGTCAAGAACTACAACACCGGCTCGGAGCTGGTGAACCTGATATCAACAGGCGAAGTGCGTGTTGCGCTGGCCCAGGACTTTACCCTGGCATCGATGCAGGCGGCTGTTCCGACGATGACATGGGCCAAGCTTACGGACGGCGATATCGCCACGCTGAACACCGTGAACATCCCGAAGGGTTCGGAAAATGTCGAACTCGCCCATCAGTTCATCAACTTCATCCTGTCCAAAGAAGTCCAGCAGGCTGAAGCAGAACAGGGCGTCGATGCACCGATCTCGACCAAGGTCAGCCTGACGCCGGACCAGGCGAAGATCTGGACCTATGGCCCGGATATGGTGGCAGGCCTCACCCGCATCGACTATGCCAAGATGAATGCTGCCAAGGCCGACTGGATCGACCGCTGGAACGAAGTCTTCGGTCAGTAA
- a CDS encoding ABC transporter permease: MKHFARWGLTMPATIAVVVLLVVPVAITIAATFAEPKGVFAPYVTFFSSGFRRAVLYRTLEVALVTTAISLTVGFITAYVIAQMPGRAKSIMIIAAVFPLLTGVVVRSFAWLIILGKNGILNAMLISTGIIGEPLSMLYTEGSVIVAMVYLFVPLMILTLVGVLEGIPRDLIDASASLGAKPLMTFFQVILPLATPGLIVGAVLVFTGSFTSYATPQLLGGEKQMMMGTFLYQRAMVTFDWVGASTIAAIMVVLTLGVVLIMSRIARRLNPMAV; the protein is encoded by the coding sequence ATGAAGCATTTTGCCAGATGGGGATTGACGATGCCGGCGACGATTGCCGTCGTTGTGCTTCTCGTCGTTCCCGTCGCCATCACCATCGCCGCGACGTTTGCGGAGCCGAAAGGCGTGTTTGCGCCCTATGTGACATTCTTCAGCAGCGGCTTTCGCCGCGCAGTTCTTTATCGGACGCTGGAGGTCGCCCTGGTCACGACCGCGATCTCCCTCACCGTGGGTTTCATCACCGCCTATGTGATCGCGCAGATGCCGGGTCGCGCAAAGAGCATCATGATCATCGCGGCGGTTTTTCCGCTGCTGACAGGTGTCGTCGTCCGATCCTTCGCATGGCTGATCATTCTCGGGAAGAACGGCATCCTGAACGCCATGCTGATCTCGACCGGCATTATCGGGGAGCCGCTTTCGATGCTCTACACCGAAGGCTCGGTGATCGTCGCCATGGTCTATCTCTTCGTTCCCCTGATGATCCTGACGCTGGTCGGGGTGCTTGAAGGCATCCCGCGCGATCTGATCGACGCCTCCGCCTCGCTCGGCGCGAAACCGCTGATGACATTCTTTCAGGTGATCCTGCCGCTCGCGACACCCGGCCTCATCGTCGGCGCGGTCCTGGTCTTCACCGGCAGCTTCACCTCCTATGCGACACCGCAACTGCTCGGCGGAGAAAAGCAGATGATGATGGGGACCTTCCTCTATCAGCGCGCCATGGTGACCTTCGATTGGGTCGGCGCATCGACGATCGCCGCCATCATGGTGGTGCTGACGCTCGGCGTCGTCCTCATCATGAGCCGCATCGCACGCCGGCTCAATCCGATGGCGGTGTGA